TCTTTTTCAGGCATTGTCATTGTAAGTCTTATCTTGCTGCCGCCTGGTACAACCCATGGTCTTGCTGAGAGCTTAAATGGAGCAAGAGGTACTATCAATGTTGCATCCACCCTTGGATCGATTATAGGTCCACCCGCGCTCATCGCGTAGGCCGTTGAACCTGTTGGGGTTGCTATTACAACTCCATCTGCACGCATTTCATCGATCTGGGATTCATCCACACATACACTGAATGACAGTATCTTTGCAGGCCTAGAAGTGATCAGCACCAGTTCGTTAGTAGCACACGGAAGATAATCCTCATTGAGCTGGACAGCAAGTCTGGAGCGCTCCGTGCATGTAAAGCCTTGCAACACATCCGCTATAGCTTCCATAGCTTCCTCAGGTTTGACATCCACCAGAAAACCCAGTGTACCCATGTTGATAGGAAGTAATGGCAGAGGATCATCCATTTTGGAAATGGTCCGAAGTACAGTTCCATCCCCGCCGACCGAAATAATGAGCTCCACACCCTCCTCCCGCATAGTGTCTATTGGAATACACGGATACTTATTTTCCAGATGTTCAGCAGTCCTGGGGGAAAGGAATATATCAACTTCTTCCCTGAAACGGGCAATTATTTTTTCTACCATCTCAAGGGCTTCATGCTTGTCATATCTTGATACGACCCCTATCTTCTTTATCATCTAATTATCTCCTGGTAATATCAAGGATTTGCTGATGCGACCTGCCATTCGTGGCCACCATATATACACGGTTCAAAACATTATCCTGAAGCAGCAGCTTGCTTCCTTTTTCATCACTGACGATACCTCCTGCCTCCTCCAGTATGAGTGTCCCGGCAGCAACATCCGTAAGACGCAAAGAGCCTCGCACATCCACGAACGCATCCAGTTTTCCGCAAGCAACATAGCACAGTTCAAGGGAAACACAGCCAAGGATGCGGATCCTGCGCACTGCCTGACAAAGACTGGTCGTCTCGGTCACATGAGGATGATAACCATATACACTGACACAGAAGTCCATAAGGTCCGATCTAGCTGATGTATATATCCTGTGTCCGTTCAGATACGCCCCTTTGCCGAGCTGCGCACAGTACACATCACCTGTAGCAAAGTCTTTAACATACCCAAAACTGACCCTGGAAAGAGAGGGATTGGCAATAGCTATGGAAATACTGTAGAAAGGGATTCCCATTGCAGCATTATGAGTTCCATCAAGGGGGTCCATGATCAGAGCAATTTCTGGATTGCAACCGACAATCCTTTCTCCACACTCCTCACTAATTATGCGTAACGAGCAACTATCTTTTTCTAATTCCCGGATAATTGCGCTTTCAGATACGTCATCAATGAGTTTTGTGGGAGTACCATCGGCACCAATGTACAGGGTAGTATATGCTTCGGGCGTCCCCACAAGATCCTTGATGGCTTTGTATGAGGCTGCAGAAACCCTTTCGCAGAGTTCCAACAGCTCTCTATCTACCTGCATAAGAAAATGGGTTTCAGATACCCATTGCCTTATTTGTCTTCTCTATGGACCTTGCACCATTGCTCTCAAGTTCCATCATTGCCCGGATAGCATCCACGTTCTCAGGGATCACATCTGATTCCTGGTGGATGCCCTGGAAGAAGTACAGCTCTCCTTCGTCTATTGTGACGGACTGCTCCCATATGCAGTTCTCCCACATGTCCCCGCGTGGGCGTCCCAGGTCTTTTCCAAGCTCCATTATTTCGGCGGTGGAGGTAATTCCCTGACCAATGAACCTTATACGAGATTGGGCAGCCAGCAGATCTGCCACTTCTTCTGCAGTGCACTGCTTGTCCATTTCTATGTTCAGGCTGTGCAGGTGCATAAGGGTGGTAGACAGTACCACAGCCGTAGAGGTGATATTGATGTGAGGAATGACAGATTTCACATCAGGTCCGTGGTGTGAGGGCAGTTTGATAGGACTTGGAACAATAGCATTTATTGGCCCTTTCTTGACATCGTTGGGATCGGCGGCTCTGCGCATAAGTGTCACACGGACCTTCTTTATTCCAAACTCCTGATCCAGCGGATAGATCACCCTGCACAGTCCTGTAGTATTACAGGAGACAACCCTTACAAAATCCCTACCCAGGGCTTCCTCATAATTGGCATCAGCGTTGAAAGAGCAACCTGCAAGCTCGTGCTCCTCTCCTCCCTGCCAGATGGCCTTAACACCCGCTTTTGTATACAGTGCCTTGTTCTCGTCACCAAATCCCCCGGGGGTGCAGTCAACAACTATGTCTGCAGTCTGTATCATGTCCTCAATGGTTCCGGAAGCGTCTACACCGCCTGTTTCCATACCTTTTAACTTGTCTGCAGGGGCATATACCTGATAGCCTTTATCCAGAGCCACAAAAGCCTCGAAGTTGGGCTTTGTCTTGGAGATGCCTACGATTTCCATGTCCTTCTGCATTTGCACAGCGTCTGCAACACGTTTGCCTATTGTTCCATAGCCATTTATAGCAACTTTTACTTTTGACATTGACAATACCTCTTTTCTTTTTATTGCAAGTACATTATATTGACAAAACCTGTTCATCCAAACTTGTATTATTCAATATTTGCATTGAATAAATCATTTGATAATTAAATGTCATTAAATGTAATTATATGTATTTTTACTTATTAACTAAACAATGGTTATTTACTAAGTATAACGATTTCCCCTTTTGAGAAGTCTATCGATCTGATAAAACCCTTTAAGTTTGTCCTGTCTCCAAGTATACCTGTCAGTTCTATGGAATCTCCTTCCACCATCACCTTTGTGACGGATTCCATAACCATCTGCCGGGTACTATCCTTTAGAAGTATTACATTCAATTCGCACATAAAGGTCACCTGATTTTTATTCACACAGTCTTGCCACAGAATGGCCCACATCCACGCCTATGTGTCTTGCCACAGGTTTGCACTTGGCCTTAAGCAGATATGCTATGGGCCCCATTTCATGTTCTGTGAGAGTTTCATAGTTTGCCATTCCTTTGCTGATTATTAAAGATGCATCCCTGAAAGCATCCAGAAGTTCCTGGGGCGCTTGTGACATGTCCACTCCTATTGAACCGGAACCTGTGGTAAGGACCCTGTCAACCTTTTCATCGATCCCCAGCTCTATTATATCCTTCATTGTAACATCAGTAAGTATAGGTTTTCCCCTTACCACCAGAGTTACATGACCCCCCAATTTTTTAATAATATCGAATACCAGAGTATCAAGCAATATCTCGCCACAATTGTCTGCTATATATACTACATTATCCAGCATATCAAACATTCTGGATGTATCATCTATATTCAGTCCCCTTATAAAATGCTGCCTGAAGGTCTCATCGAACAAACTGATGGGAACTTCAAGCCCCATTACTCCGAAATCAAAGAAGTTACCGATCACAGCTGCAAGTACAGCCCGCCTGAACAGTTCATTGTCCGAAGGATCACCATCATAGACCATAGACATTGCAATGGGAAAAACATTTTCAGCGGTCCTGTTGCAGACTTCTTTCATATCTCTGTAAGGATCGCTGTCATTGAGCAGCTCATAGGCCCTCTGATGCATAGAAGTGGATACTGAAGCTGCCGGGACACCTGGGGCATACGTATCATTAAGTACCCGGATGCATTCCTGCATGATCCTGCCTATAAGTATTTCATCGTCAGTGGACAGTTCTGATTCATAGTGGACCCTTGAAAGCAGACAGTATGAGCATTGTGGATCGACTTTCATGATTAGTTCCTGCTTAAAGCGTTTTTATAATCAGATGCATCCAAAATAAGTCTGTTGTCCGGTTAATACCATGCAACTAAAAAGTTCTTTATATTAAAAGGCAGCTGAGGATAATGTTTATTGTAATTTGTAATATTGGCCAAACCTGATAGGAATGAAACTTAAGATCGAACATGGAAGATATATCATACTGGGCAGTATCGATGGGATACTGGCAGTTTTGGGTGTAGTTATAGGAACCTCTCATGTTGCCAGTGACCCTTCCATAATAATCAATGCTGCTTTTGGAGGGGCTGTGGCACTTGCTCTTACCAACGGTGTGGGATCATACCTTGCCGAAAGTGCTGTAGAGTATGGAAAACTTGCAGAACTTGAAAAACCCCTTCTTCGAAGTCTGGCCTGCACTGCTATTGAAAAGCAGACCAAGCAGAAGATATGGAGCGATTCGTTCTTTCACGGCGGTGCCAGTTTCCTGGGATCAATGGTCCCTATAACGCCGTTTTTACTTTTAGATGAACATATGCTTACGGTTTCTATAATTCTGAGCATTGCCGTGCTTTCTATCCTCGGAATGTACTCCGGAAAACTTGCAAAGCAAAGTCTCATCAAACATTCTGCCCGCATGGTGGGTCTTGGAATAATTATTGTTATTGCCGTAACGTCTCTTGGACTTGAACACTAAGTCTATCGGTATACTCTACAACTTTGAGTTCAGCCCCCTCTTTCACCCTTCATTTTAAATCCAATGTGGCTATATCATGTTCAACATGATCGCTATTACAGTATTGCTCTTCATACTCAGCTTGCTTATGATAACCAAGGGAGCTGACTGGTTCGTGGAATCAGCTGTTTCCATTTCTGAAAAAAGCGGCATACCAAAAGTGATAGTCGGAGCAACTATTGTGAGTTTTGCCACAACCTCGCCCGAGTTTGCTGTTTCTGCAACAGCAGCGCTGCTTGGTCATACTGATATGACAGTTGGAAATGCTGTTGGTTCGGTGACGTGTAACATTGGTCTGATCCTGGGATCCGTCCTAGCGGTGAAGGCTGCTTCAGTAGATGTTGAAAGCTTTATACGTAAAGGCTTTTTCATGGCACTTGCAGGCATAACCCTTATTGTGGTCAGCCTGGACCAGCATATTTCAAAGACAGATGGGATCATATTACTGATAATTTTTGTTGGGTTCCTTTATTACAATTACAAGTTGCAGCGTGCCATTTTTGATGGACCTGAAAAAGTGGAAAGGACACCCCTTAGAGAGATGCAAAAGGATATTGCGTATTTTCTTATAGGAGCTATCCTGGTTGTTATCGGAAGCAGGATAATGGTGAATTCGGGAATCGAACTTGCCCGCATAGTGGGGATCCCTGAAATGATCATCAGTCTGACCCTGGTGGCTTTTGGCACATCTTTGCCGGAGTTCATAACCGCTATATCTTCCACCATGAAAGGACATCAGGATCTGTCCATTGGCAATATAATCGGAGCTAATACCATGGACATCACTTTGATACTGGGTGTGTGCGCTCAGATAACCAGTCTTGAAATCCTGGACCAATCACTAAGCTACGATTTCCCGGCTATGCTGGCATTCGTATTCCTGCTACTCATATTCGGTGTGACAAAAAAACGCCTTGAACGCTGGGAGGGAGCTTCCATGGTGCTGCTGTATGGCCTGTACGTTGCCGGATTGATGAGATGGTATGCGTAAAATACAGACGCAGCGTAAAACTACATCGATAAAGTTAAATCCTATTAACCAAGACTCATCTTGGGATCAATATGAATCTAAAATGGCTGATCGTTGCAATACTGTTGATAGCTGTGGCCGCTTCCGGCTGTGGCGATAAAGATACCGAGACCTATGAAACAGAAGACGGACAAAAAGTCCAGGTAACAACAGGGGATGAAGATGGCTGGTGTCCCGTGGGTACTTCATGGAAAACATCTAACCCCACAACAGGAGAGGAAGTTTCCATGGTCTATACCGGCACCAAGGAGATAGATGGCATAAGTATGTGTGTAATGGAGTATAAATCCACCAATCCTGATGATGAGGTTGCCAGAGTAGAATACATATTCTCAGAAGATAGCGAAACATTCAGCTGGAAAAGCTACTATGAGAATGGCACTATTCAGAGCGAAATGACCATGAAAGATGGTAAAATGACCATGGTCGACGAAAACGGTCAGATCACTGAGTACGAATCTAACCAGTGATTTTATTTTTTATTTTTTTCAGATCAGTTGTTTTGGATCCGGTTAGATCGGTTTTAACTATAAAACAGTTGCTATTGTGATCCTTTCATGATCAATGTAAAGAGGCTAACTGAATGGGGTATATTTGAAATCCTGTCTTTATGAACTAGTACCCCCTGCTTCGTATTATCTGGTTTTATGTCGGCATACCTGGTCCTTGATTTTACGGGTGCATCACATTCGCTCAAAGACCGGGGTCAAAAGAGATCTATCAATTTATGCTCCTTCTGGCAATTTCCTGAGTATAAAAGAAAGTTTGATAAAGGAGGATGGTATTTCAATAAATATTGAAGCATCTCGTACTTGAGGCATTACAAACAAAGAGGACTGAAAATGAGAGTTGCACATACAGAAAAGATCCTTCCCTGTATAGCTGATCCCTGGAAGCTGAGGATCATTGCGCAACTGGATGAAGAGCCAGACCTCCCTCTGATAGCCAGATATCTTGATGGCAAGTATTCCGAGAAACTGGGTATGGTGGTCGTAAGAAGCGGCATTGTAGAAATGAACTTTTTTCAGAATGGCCAGATCACAATCAGAATGGTCGACTCGGAAGAAGAGGCTATCAGCTTCGTAAATAAGATACTTGCAATGGCATACCACAAAGCAATGATAGCAGGAGACCTTTGAGGATGGTATGCAATTTGTATCAGTCCTCACTTAAGGAATAAAGATCCTTGAATAGTACAAGCCTACAACTATGAAGATCAATGCTACTACTTTTCTCATAATCTTTTCAACAATCTGAAGCTTATTTACGAATGCCCCTACTCTGGAAACAGAGTATGCCAGCAGCATTGAGAAGAACAACACCGGCAAAGCTGTTGCTATGGCAAAGACCGAGGGTATGATGATCGCATCACCTGCTGCCATTGCTACGGGTATAAGCATTCCAAAGAACAGCACTGCACTGAAAGGACAGAACGAGAGAGCGAAAACAAAGCCCAATAGGAATCCACCCAGATAACCTTTATCTGCGTATTTTTGAACCAGACCACTGATCATACCGCATCCTTTGGAAAACTGGAGCCTGTCGGCTGTTAGCATGAGAACTCCAAGGAGAATAAGGAATGGTCCCAGTAAAATCTCTCCATATTGCTGCAACAATTGAGCAAGATTCTGGCTGCTCAGGCCGATCCAAAGGATCAATGATGCTACCAGCACGTATGCGACCATTCGCCCTAATGTGTAGACTAAGCCAACAGCCAGCGTATGACTGCCCTGATCGATCCTTTTGGAGATATACGCTATAGCTGTAATGTTCGTTGTAAGAGGACAGGGACTTATTGCAGTCATAAGACCAATGAAAAATGCGGCAACCAGTGGAATATCACTGGAACCCATAGACTGCATGAATTCGAGGAGAGTCATTTTTATTTACCTTTGATTTTTATGCCTTTCCATCTTTTACTTCAAAACTGCTTCCAATGAGATATTCCATTAGATACCCCACAAGAATGAATAAGGGTAATGAAATTAATGTTCTTAAAATACTGAATTTGATACCAAGGTATCCGACCTCGATTCCCAGCATGGGAAGCTTCAGTGATGAGAAGGCCCCAAGATAAATGAAGATGTTCCTGACAGATGCACCTTTCTTATGTAAGATATATGCAACAGGAAAGGCTCCGTAAAGCGGACCTGCCTGCAGCATTGCCAGTAAAATTACTAAAAAAATACCTTTTGCTCCGGATTCCCTGCCTATGTGTTTTTCAAGCACTTCTTTCGGAAACCAAACATCAAAGAGTCCGATTATAATGAAAAGGAAAGGAATGAATGAGATCATCTCTATAAAGAACTCTGTAAAATTTGAATCTATGACCTGGCCAGGTTTGAATCCTAGGAGATATGAGACTATGGAAAAGATAACAAACAGGATTACCCACACATAATTCTTTATGTGTTTATTCACATTAACCATCCCACTAAAATACCTATCAATATTGCTGCGATCAAATTCAAAAAATTTCTCAATAACGCTGTTTTCTTGCCAAA
This DNA window, taken from Methanomethylovorans hollandica DSM 15978, encodes the following:
- a CDS encoding NAD(+)/NADH kinase — protein: MIKKIGVVSRYDKHEALEMVEKIIARFREEVDIFLSPRTAEHLENKYPCIPIDTMREEGVELIISVGGDGTVLRTISKMDDPLPLLPINMGTLGFLVDVKPEEAMEAIADVLQGFTCTERSRLAVQLNEDYLPCATNELVLITSRPAKILSFSVCVDESQIDEMRADGVVIATPTGSTAYAMSAGGPIIDPRVDATLIVPLAPFKLSARPWVVPGGSKIRLTMTMPEKEAVIVLDGQHTYHIHEHDVITLTRARNPACFVKMPIDGFYEKVKNKLA
- a CDS encoding bifunctional fructose-bisphosphatase/inositol-phosphate phosphatase; this encodes MQVDRELLELCERVSAASYKAIKDLVGTPEAYTTLYIGADGTPTKLIDDVSESAIIRELEKDSCSLRIISEECGERIVGCNPEIALIMDPLDGTHNAAMGIPFYSISIAIANPSLSRVSFGYVKDFATGDVYCAQLGKGAYLNGHRIYTSARSDLMDFCVSVYGYHPHVTETTSLCQAVRRIRILGCVSLELCYVACGKLDAFVDVRGSLRLTDVAAGTLILEEAGGIVSDEKGSKLLLQDNVLNRVYMVATNGRSHQQILDITRR
- a CDS encoding type II glyceraldehyde-3-phosphate dehydrogenase is translated as MSKVKVAINGYGTIGKRVADAVQMQKDMEIVGISKTKPNFEAFVALDKGYQVYAPADKLKGMETGGVDASGTIEDMIQTADIVVDCTPGGFGDENKALYTKAGVKAIWQGGEEHELAGCSFNADANYEEALGRDFVRVVSCNTTGLCRVIYPLDQEFGIKKVRVTLMRRAADPNDVKKGPINAIVPSPIKLPSHHGPDVKSVIPHINITSTAVVLSTTLMHLHSLNIEMDKQCTAEEVADLLAAQSRIRFIGQGITSTAEIMELGKDLGRPRGDMWENCIWEQSVTIDEGELYFFQGIHQESDVIPENVDAIRAMMELESNGARSIEKTNKAMGI
- a CDS encoding CooT family nickel-binding protein codes for the protein MCELNVILLKDSTRQMVMESVTKVMVEGDSIELTGILGDRTNLKGFIRSIDFSKGEIVILSK
- a CDS encoding damage-control phosphatase ARMT1 family protein — protein: MKVDPQCSYCLLSRVHYESELSTDDEILIGRIMQECIRVLNDTYAPGVPAASVSTSMHQRAYELLNDSDPYRDMKEVCNRTAENVFPIAMSMVYDGDPSDNELFRRAVLAAVIGNFFDFGVMGLEVPISLFDETFRQHFIRGLNIDDTSRMFDMLDNVVYIADNCGEILLDTLVFDIIKKLGGHVTLVVRGKPILTDVTMKDIIELGIDEKVDRVLTTGSGSIGVDMSQAPQELLDAFRDASLIISKGMANYETLTEHEMGPIAYLLKAKCKPVARHIGVDVGHSVARLCE
- a CDS encoding VIT1/CCC1 transporter family protein — protein: MKLKIEHGRYIILGSIDGILAVLGVVIGTSHVASDPSIIINAAFGGAVALALTNGVGSYLAESAVEYGKLAELEKPLLRSLACTAIEKQTKQKIWSDSFFHGGASFLGSMVPITPFLLLDEHMLTVSIILSIAVLSILGMYSGKLAKQSLIKHSARMVGLGIIIVIAVTSLGLEH
- a CDS encoding calcium/sodium antiporter codes for the protein MFNMIAITVLLFILSLLMITKGADWFVESAVSISEKSGIPKVIVGATIVSFATTSPEFAVSATAALLGHTDMTVGNAVGSVTCNIGLILGSVLAVKAASVDVESFIRKGFFMALAGITLIVVSLDQHISKTDGIILLIIFVGFLYYNYKLQRAIFDGPEKVERTPLREMQKDIAYFLIGAILVVIGSRIMVNSGIELARIVGIPEMIISLTLVAFGTSLPEFITAISSTMKGHQDLSIGNIIGANTMDITLILGVCAQITSLEILDQSLSYDFPAMLAFVFLLLIFGVTKKRLERWEGASMVLLYGLYVAGLMRWYA
- a CDS encoding MORN repeat protein yields the protein MNLKWLIVAILLIAVAASGCGDKDTETYETEDGQKVQVTTGDEDGWCPVGTSWKTSNPTTGEEVSMVYTGTKEIDGISMCVMEYKSTNPDDEVARVEYIFSEDSETFSWKSYYENGTIQSEMTMKDGKMTMVDENGQITEYESNQ
- a CDS encoding aromatic aminobenezylarsenical efflux permease ArsG family transporter, which encodes MTLLEFMQSMGSSDIPLVAAFFIGLMTAISPCPLTTNITAIAYISKRIDQGSHTLAVGLVYTLGRMVAYVLVASLILWIGLSSQNLAQLLQQYGEILLGPFLILLGVLMLTADRLQFSKGCGMISGLVQKYADKGYLGGFLLGFVFALSFCPFSAVLFFGMLIPVAMAAGDAIIIPSVFAIATALPVLFFSMLLAYSVSRVGAFVNKLQIVEKIMRKVVALIFIVVGLYYSRIFIP
- a CDS encoding permease, with the translated sequence MNKHIKNYVWVILFVIFSIVSYLLGFKPGQVIDSNFTEFFIEMISFIPFLFIIIGLFDVWFPKEVLEKHIGRESGAKGIFLVILLAMLQAGPLYGAFPVAYILHKKGASVRNIFIYLGAFSSLKLPMLGIEVGYLGIKFSILRTLISLPLFILVGYLMEYLIGSSFEVKDGKA